A stretch of DNA from Rhodoluna sp. KAS3:
CAAGAGTCGCGGAATTGTTGAGTGCTGATAGCGCCAAGGACCGGTGCAGCCGCAGCAACTGGTGGCGAAGCAACTGGTGCTGCAAGTGACGCTGCAACCGGAGCCGCTGCAATCGGTGCAGAAGGTGCTGCCGTTGCATCTGGAGCAGCAGCCGCTGGTGCCGGCGTTGATGCCCCACCAACACCGATTCGGCGCTCAAGGCGTTCGATTCGGGCCAGTGAGCCAATCTCAGTTTGGTCACTTGATGGCACCAAAACCTTGGCGCACATAAGTTCGAGGTGCAGCTTCGGCGAGGTTGCGCCGGACATCTCGGTTAGGGCGTGGTTCACGGTTTCAGCTGCGTGCGTTAGTTCAGCCAGACCAAAGCGCGCTGCTTGAGTCCCCATTTTGTCTAGTTCGTCGTCTGCGATTCCGCGCAAAACTGCCTTTGCGCCGTCTCCAACTGACAACACAACAATTAGGTCGCGAAGGTGCTCTAGCAAGTCTTCAACAAAGCGGCGAGGGTCCTGACCTGTCTGAATTACTTTGTCAACGCTGGCAAACACCGATGCTGAATCGTGGGCCGCAAATGCGTCAACCACTTCATCAAGCAACGCTGCGTGGGTGAAACCGAGAAGTGCTGCGGCACGCTCGTATTCAACCTTCGGCGCCGCACCATCTACTCCTTCAGAACCGGCAATGAGTTGGTCGAGGAGAGAGAGTGAGTCACGGACAGAACCGCCACCGGAGCGAACTACCAGTGAAAGAACACCAGGCGCAACGTCGACACCCTCGCTGGCGCAAAGTTGCTCAAGGTACTCAAGCATTTGAGCCGGCGGCACCAAACGGAATGGATAGTGGTGAGTGCGCGAACGGATTGTGCCGATGACTTTGTCTGGCTCGGTGGTGGCAAAAATGAACTTGACGTGGGCAGGTGGTTCTTCAACGATTTTGAGCAGTGCGTTGAAGCCCTGAGGCGTAACCATGTGGGCCTCATCGAGGATGAAGATCTTGAAACGGTCTCTGGCAGGGGCAAAGATTGCGCGTTCACGGAGGTCTCGGGCGTCGTCAACACCGTTGTGTGAGGCGGCGTCAATCTCTACGACATCGAGCGAGCCGCCACCGTCGCGAGACAGTTCAATACAGCTTGGGCAAACTCCACATGGGGTGTCGGTCGGCCCTTCGGCACAGTTGAGGCAGCGGGCCAAGATGCGAGCCGAGGTGGTCTTGCCACAGCCACGTGGGCCTGAGAAAAGATACGCGTGGTTTACGCGGTCGGTGCGCAACGCGGTCATCAACGGCGCAGTCACCTGCGACTGGCCGATTAATTCGGCAAAAGATTCAGGACGATAGCGTCGGTAGAGAGCTGTAACCACGTTTAGAGCCTAGCCTCCCCAGCTGACAAAATGACCAAATAAAAAGACTCCCCGCACACCCGCCAGAGCCCAGTTACCCTTGCTATCTTTCGATCCTGGGGGAGTTGGCCGAGGTGACGCCGCACGGGGAGTCCTTGAATAGTTTACCCGCTCCAGTCGCGACAGTAAATTGGCGCAATCTGGGTTCGCACCAATCGGGTGAATGGGTTTGTTAGCCTGAGTAAATGACTAATCAAAAGCGCTTGGGACTATGGTTCGCCGGCACATCTGCAATCTTCTTTACCCGCGCACTTTTGTTCTCAACTTTTGTTAGCCGAGGCCCTGAGGTTAAGGCCGCACTCAATCTGAACACAGCCGAAATGGGCCTTTTGAGCATGGTCTTCCCGGCCGGTGGAATTACCGGAATCTTGTTTGCTGGGTTGCTGGTGAATCGGTTTGGAACCCGGAAGGTAAACGCCGCCACCTACATAATTGCCGGCTTGAGTTTTGTTGCCCTGGGCCCAGCCGTTGTATCGGGCAACCTGTTCTTGGCCTCAGCAGCGCTGTTCTTTGTCGGCTTGCCGATGGCCATCAGCGACTTTGTCGGCAACATTGAAGGTACGGCTGTCGACAAAGCTTCAAAGCGCTCACTATTTCCGGCCATTCACGGATTATTTGGCGTCGGTATGCTCACCGGTGCAACTTTGGCCAGCTGGTTGATTGCGTCCAATGTTGGCCTCGATGTTTCGTTTATCGCAGTGGGTATTTTTGCCGGCGCGGTTTCTGTGGTTGCCGGCCTAACCTTTGACACCCGACCGAAAAAGCAAATTACCTCTTCAGGTAATCAAAGCGATAAAAAGCATGCTCTGCGGGTATGGACCGAAAAGCGCAGCTTGCTGATTGCGGTTATCGGATTCTCATTCATCCTGGCCGAGGGCGCCGCGGGTGTTTGGGTACCGATCGCACTAACCCAAACTGGATTCAGTGGCTCTGAGGCCGCCTTTGCATTTGGTGTTTTCTGGATTGTAATCACCATCGGTCGCCTAATCGGCGGAAGCATCGTTGACCTGATCGGTCGACGAATGGTTGTTCTTCTCTCGGCGTTAATTACCTCTTCAGGTATTTTGGTTTTCATGGCGGTTGACTTCATAGCACTGCCTTATATGGGCCTTGTTTTGTGGGGCTTGGGCATGGCAATTGGATTCCCAATGGCTATCGCATCGATGAGCGACGAACCAACAATGGCGCCAGCACGAATCAACATGATCATCAGCGTTGTGTACATTTCTGGAATCACAGTTGGCCCGGCTTTGGGCGCTGTAGGTCAAGTTGCCGGGCTCTACGTAGCCTTTGGAATTCCGCTGGTGATGATGTTGCTATCCGCTGCACTTAGCGGTGTCACTCGCCCACTAGCCAAGAACTAGATTCTTTGGTGCGCCGATGGACATTGAATTTGAAGGCACGGTTCATCGGTGGCGAAATAACGAGGGCATATTTCTAGTCAGTTTGCCCAAAGATTTGTCAGATGACATCAAAGAAATTTCAGAGGGCATGACCAACGGTTGGGGCTCACTGAAAGTAGAGGCCAAGCTGGGTTCAGTGGTTTGGCGCACATCGATATTTCCTGATCCCAAGACCGGCTGTTTTGACCTGCCTCTCAAAGCTGAGGTGAGAAAAAAGAACAACATCGATGAAGGCTCAGAGGTCAAAGTTCAATTGGATGTTCTTGGTTTCTAAGCAACCGGTAAACTGACCTAAGTAACAATCCAGGAGAATTCGCCTAGTGGCCTATGGCGCCAGCTTGGAAAGTTGGTTGGGTGCAAGCCCTCATGGGTTCGAATCCCATATTCTCCGCTCCAATTATTCGGGGGGTCTAAAAGCCCCTCGAATACTGGGTTAAGACCTTGTAATTACAGGGAAACAAGTCCCAGGGAGTTCTCCCCAGATGCTCCCTGGGCACTTATTACTTATTACTTTCCTTATTATTTCGGCAAAAATTGCGTCATACTGTACGCATGGTCAGAAGAACATCAGAGGAACTTTGGCAGGCTCGCAGTAAGCCACGCAAGAGGGGCGAAGGCTCTGTCTTTGAGATAACCGTCAATGGTCAGAGAAAGTTCAGAGCAACACGAACTCTCTACATGAACTCCGATGGAACGGCAGTCCAAGTTTCAGGCACTGGCGACAGCGAACAAGAGGCAATCCGCAGGCGTGATGAGAACTGGAAAAAGCGATTAGTCCAGATGGGAGAACTTCCCCTCTCCGCATTAGGTGCAAAGCCTAAGGAACTCAAGATGACCACCGAGGAGATGTTCTGGGCGTGGCTTGAGTGGAAATCCAGACAGACCGCAAGCGAACGCCGCATCACCCCCATCGTGGTATCTCAGTATGAGGGCGTTATCAGACTTCACATCGCTCCGGCCTTTGGCAAAGTTCCTGTCCGCCTGGTTAGCAAAAAGATTGTTGAGGAGTTCCTTTTTGAAACACTCCCTAACAAGCGAAAGACCATCAAGGATTCAGAGGGTCGCCTTGTAGAGACCGATGAGGAACTAATCGGATTATCAAAGAGACGAGCAACTCAGGGCGTTATCAACATGGCCTTCAGGTGGGCGTATGAAGAAAAACTAATCAGCGAGAACCCTACTATTGGCGTTCCCAAGATAGACAAGCCAATTAGCCCTGCCAAAGATGAGCACCTGGAAAAGAAGCTTTGGTATCCCAGTTATCTCGCTGAGAAACTTGAGGGTCAGCAGGACGAGGCTCGTTGGATGCTGATGATTACATGCGGTCTGAGAGCAAGTGAAAAACTTGGGGCTGAGTGGAGTTGCTTCAGTCGCTTGACTGGTGGAGGACTGGCAACTTTTGAGGTCAGGCAACAGTTAGCGATTGACCCAAAGACAAAGCGTATCTACATCAAGCCAGACACAAAGACCACCGCAGGCAATCGAATCATTCCTCTTGATAAGCGGATGGTCAAAATCATGAAGAACTACAAAGCCATTCAAGACGAGTGGAAGAAACTCCCATCCTGGAACCCACCCAAAGGGCTTGAAGATTTGGTATTCACCACGCCTGAGGGTAAGCCGATACGCCACCAGACTGATACGAAACAATGGCGTTCTCTCCTGGCAAGTTTGAAGATGCCGTTTGTGAGACAACACGCAATGCGACACATCGCCATCAGTAGCATGGTCAAACTTGGGATGCCGATTGAAATCATTAGGTCTATCGCAGGGCATCAAAGCGAGGCCATCACAAGGGCGACCTACACGCACCTCTCACCTTCCGCAAAGATTGAGACCATCACCAATTACACAGACCAAGTTTTCAAAACCAGAGACAAGAAGAACGCAGAAAAAGGCGAGTTAGCGAAGCCTAAAAGTAAAGCGTCGGAGCGAAAGAATACGATTGAAAAATGATTGACCAGGAACTCACTCCATCGCCTATTTTTGGCAGCAAACTCTCCCCTTTCGTCAAGTGGCCGGGAGGGAAATCGGGCGAACTGAAGAAGATTGCCTTAGCAGCTCCTAAAACCGCCAATAGATTCATTGAGCCGTTTCTTGGTGGTGGCTCAGTCCTTCTCTCAATTGACCCAAGCATCAAAGCCCTGGGAAACGACATCGTTCCTGAGTTGGTCGCCCTATACAGAGGCAGTTCCACGAACGACAAAGGGCTCTACACAGAACTTTTGCGTTTGGTCGTTGCCTGGAACAGTTTTAGCAAACATGAGACCCTTTGGTCTGATTTAGCCGTTGCCTTCATCCAGGGAAAAAGCGACATCAGCAAAGCGTTGAAAGCCATCCTTGAAATCACAAAGAGCGACCTAAAAGATTTTGACGAACCATTCAAAACAGAGTTTGCGAGACGACTGACCGCAGACCTGCCAAAGAAGATGAACCGCATCGGCGTTCTTCAGGAAAAGCATGGACGAGACCTTCCTCAGGATGAACTCATGGAGAACATAGAGGGGTTAGTCCGAGCATCGTTCTACATGGCAATTCGCTCAAGGTATAACAAAGCCAGGAGTGGCGAAATCTTCAACGATGTAAGAACAGCGGATTTCTTCTTCATCCGAGAGTATTGCTACGCCTCTATGTTCCGTTTCAATGCCTCAGACGAGTTCAATGTTCCTTATGGTGGCGTTTCATACAACCGCAAGGATTTCGCCGTCAAAGTGGAAACACTTTATTCAGAGGCCATGCGAGCCAGGCTTTCAAATGCTGAGTTCCACTTGTCTGACTTCACTGAGTTTGTGAAGAAGATTAGTCCTACAAAGGGCGACTTCATGTTCTTAGACCCTCCATACGACAGCGACTTCACTGACTACGACAACAGGTCTTTTGATAACACTGACCAGGGCCGACTTGCGAAAACGCTGAGCGAACTGGATGCCAACATCATGATTGTGATTGGCGATACTCCACTAATTCGCAGCCTCTACCCTGAGACACACTGGAACATCCAAACCGATGCCATGTTCTACAAATGGACAGTCAAGTCAAGAAACAATCGTGAGGCGAGCCACCTGACGATTACGAACTATGACTTATAGGTAAGTTTTCTTAACCCTGTTGATGCTGTCGCTGATTAGGTGGGCGTTCTTGCGATACTCGTCAAGGACGATTTCATAGCCCTTGGGACTGTCTGCAACGAAGTTCCAAAAATCGCTACTGATTAGCAGCTCGTCTTTGGCAAAAAACTGAAGAACACGACCCTGTTTCCAAGGATTGCCCTCGCCATAGCGGTTATAGCCAGTTGCGAAATAGATGCGGATGTTTTCGTCAGAGCCAAGTTGATTAGCCAAGATGCAGTATTGCTCAAGCAGGGCTTCTTTTTCAGAACGGGCTTTCTTGTTGTCCAAGTCGCCACCGAGTTTCAACTCAATAAGTGAGTAATCGCCCCTGGTCTTGTGCTTGAGGATGTAGTCGCTGTCGTGGCGTTTGCTGTGCTTTTGACCTTCACCCTTCATCGGGAAATCTTGGTAGTGCTCAATGGCCGGCTTGTGGCTATCAGCGGAGTTCTTATAGCGTTCAAGCAAGGCTCCGATTTTTGCTGTCTGCTCTGCGTAGAGAACACCTTCAACCTGCTGGCTGACTTCAAAATTGACTTTCGCAATACTGATAGCAATGCTCTCAATGAGATTTCCAAGACTGCTATCAAGCGAACGAGACAAGGCACTAAAAAAGCGGATTTCATCGCCAAGAGCAGCGACAAAGATGTTATGAACCTTGGAGTTGATTACGCCGTCAGGGTTGTCGTATTCGTCAATGTGTCGCTGTTCAAAACCAGCAGCCCAAGCTGAGACGGCTGAACTAACAATCAGCCTGATTTTTTCTTCCATGATTCCCCTAACAACTCCGTTAAAACCTAACGGTGTTGCCTGGGAAATGCGATTCATTCAGTTTTGTCTCTACGAACCTTGAACGAGAAAATCCGCATGAGAGGAGCGAAAAATCTCTTAACGGTGGCCTTGAACCTGGCACCTAATGAAACTCGTTTTTCAGGGGTTGCTTGGATTTCCTCAACTTGAGTATCACTTGATGGCTCAGAGTTGCTCTTGTTAGGCATTTGAGGCTCCCTGGAGACAGTTTCACTTG
This window harbors:
- a CDS encoding DUF1905 domain-containing protein is translated as MDIEFEGTVHRWRNNEGIFLVSLPKDLSDDIKEISEGMTNGWGSLKVEAKLGSVVWRTSIFPDPKTGCFDLPLKAEVRKKNNIDEGSEVKVQLDVLGF
- a CDS encoding MFS transporter, producing MTNQKRLGLWFAGTSAIFFTRALLFSTFVSRGPEVKAALNLNTAEMGLLSMVFPAGGITGILFAGLLVNRFGTRKVNAATYIIAGLSFVALGPAVVSGNLFLASAALFFVGLPMAISDFVGNIEGTAVDKASKRSLFPAIHGLFGVGMLTGATLASWLIASNVGLDVSFIAVGIFAGAVSVVAGLTFDTRPKKQITSSGNQSDKKHALRVWTEKRSLLIAVIGFSFILAEGAAGVWVPIALTQTGFSGSEAAFAFGVFWIVITIGRLIGGSIVDLIGRRMVVLLSALITSSGILVFMAVDFIALPYMGLVLWGLGMAIGFPMAIASMSDEPTMAPARINMIISVVYISGITVGPALGAVGQVAGLYVAFGIPLVMMLLSAALSGVTRPLAKN
- a CDS encoding tyrosine-type recombinase/integrase, with the protein product MVRRTSEELWQARSKPRKRGEGSVFEITVNGQRKFRATRTLYMNSDGTAVQVSGTGDSEQEAIRRRDENWKKRLVQMGELPLSALGAKPKELKMTTEEMFWAWLEWKSRQTASERRITPIVVSQYEGVIRLHIAPAFGKVPVRLVSKKIVEEFLFETLPNKRKTIKDSEGRLVETDEELIGLSKRRATQGVINMAFRWAYEEKLISENPTIGVPKIDKPISPAKDEHLEKKLWYPSYLAEKLEGQQDEARWMLMITCGLRASEKLGAEWSCFSRLTGGGLATFEVRQQLAIDPKTKRIYIKPDTKTTAGNRIIPLDKRMVKIMKNYKAIQDEWKKLPSWNPPKGLEDLVFTTPEGKPIRHQTDTKQWRSLLASLKMPFVRQHAMRHIAISSMVKLGMPIEIIRSIAGHQSEAITRATYTHLSPSAKIETITNYTDQVFKTRDKKNAEKGELAKPKSKASERKNTIEK
- a CDS encoding TdeIII family type II restriction endonuclease, producing MEEKIRLIVSSAVSAWAAGFEQRHIDEYDNPDGVINSKVHNIFVAALGDEIRFFSALSRSLDSSLGNLIESIAISIAKVNFEVSQQVEGVLYAEQTAKIGALLERYKNSADSHKPAIEHYQDFPMKGEGQKHSKRHDSDYILKHKTRGDYSLIELKLGGDLDNKKARSEKEALLEQYCILANQLGSDENIRIYFATGYNRYGEGNPWKQGRVLQFFAKDELLISSDFWNFVADSPKGYEIVLDEYRKNAHLISDSINRVKKTYL
- a CDS encoding DNA adenine methylase, whose translation is MIDQELTPSPIFGSKLSPFVKWPGGKSGELKKIALAAPKTANRFIEPFLGGGSVLLSIDPSIKALGNDIVPELVALYRGSSTNDKGLYTELLRLVVAWNSFSKHETLWSDLAVAFIQGKSDISKALKAILEITKSDLKDFDEPFKTEFARRLTADLPKKMNRIGVLQEKHGRDLPQDELMENIEGLVRASFYMAIRSRYNKARSGEIFNDVRTADFFFIREYCYASMFRFNASDEFNVPYGGVSYNRKDFAVKVETLYSEAMRARLSNAEFHLSDFTEFVKKISPTKGDFMFLDPPYDSDFTDYDNRSFDNTDQGRLAKTLSELDANIMIVIGDTPLIRSLYPETHWNIQTDAMFYKWTVKSRNNREASHLTITNYDL